The Kordia sp. SMS9 genome window below encodes:
- a CDS encoding chorismate-binding protein: MLDKLSEQLQKQFPFVAYRKPNAAQVQLVLQKDAMLHTVSDFTESGFVFAPFDETKSTILIPFDTVLVGEMEHVAEHEAANASMNPSAEAKKKHIQLVQKGVETIQKSEIQKIVLSRQEAIESSKNPFLIFERLRENYPTAFVYLWYHPKVGMWAGATPETLVSSYGNSIKTMSLAGTRKFQENVAVNWNQKEIEEQQIVTNFIANQLKNMTTNLSVSKATTHQAGSLVHLCSLISGRMTSDTNIGDIVKTLHPTPAICGFPTEAAKAFILQEENYDRTFYTGFLGELNVKEETSRNRNRKNQENSAYRTVRSRSELYVNLRCMQLTDTNKILYVGGGITKDSDPESEWEETLAKSQIMKRVL, encoded by the coding sequence ATGCTAGATAAACTCTCCGAACAACTCCAAAAACAATTCCCGTTTGTTGCGTATAGAAAGCCAAACGCAGCACAAGTGCAATTGGTTTTGCAAAAAGATGCTATGTTGCATACGGTTTCAGATTTTACAGAAAGTGGGTTTGTATTTGCACCGTTTGACGAGACAAAATCAACGATTCTGATTCCTTTTGATACAGTTTTGGTAGGCGAAATGGAACATGTTGCCGAACACGAAGCAGCAAACGCATCTATGAATCCTTCTGCGGAAGCGAAAAAAAAGCACATACAGTTAGTTCAAAAAGGTGTAGAAACCATTCAAAAGTCGGAGATACAAAAAATAGTGTTATCACGCCAAGAAGCAATTGAATCCTCAAAAAATCCATTTTTAATTTTTGAACGCTTGCGCGAGAACTATCCAACGGCGTTTGTGTATTTGTGGTATCACCCAAAAGTAGGCATGTGGGCAGGTGCAACGCCTGAAACTTTGGTAAGTTCTTATGGAAATTCTATCAAAACAATGTCCTTAGCGGGCACCCGAAAATTTCAAGAAAACGTTGCGGTCAACTGGAATCAGAAAGAAATTGAAGAACAGCAAATTGTAACCAATTTTATTGCGAATCAGCTCAAAAACATGACGACGAATCTTTCTGTGAGTAAAGCTACAACACATCAAGCGGGAAGTTTAGTGCATTTGTGTTCATTGATTTCTGGACGCATGACTTCCGACACAAATATTGGCGATATTGTAAAAACATTGCATCCAACACCTGCTATTTGCGGATTTCCCACAGAAGCAGCCAAAGCGTTTATTCTTCAAGAAGAAAACTACGATCGTACCTTTTATACAGGTTTTTTAGGTGAATTGAACGTAAAAGAAGAAACTTCACGCAATCGCAATCGTAAAAATCAAGAAAATAGTGCATACCGAACCGTTCGGAGTCGCTCAGAATTGTACGTAAATCTCCGTTGCATGCAGTTAACTGACACAAACAAAATTTTGTATGTTGGTGGTGGAATCACCAAAGATTCTGATCCGGAATCGGAATGGGAAGAAACCTTGGCGAAATCACAAATAATGAAACGAG
- a CDS encoding hotdog fold thioesterase, which yields MNPKKEAILAQLNAIVPNTLLETLQITYTDVGEDFLTAKMPVNPRVHQPQGLLHGGATVALAETVGSTASHLFIDATKYKVKGLEISANHLKSKREGEVFATARFIHKGRTTHLWEIRVVDEEENLISLCKLTTIVLAK from the coding sequence ATGAATCCTAAAAAAGAAGCAATTTTAGCACAACTCAACGCAATTGTCCCAAATACCTTATTAGAAACTTTACAAATTACGTACACCGATGTTGGTGAAGATTTTTTAACCGCTAAGATGCCTGTAAACCCGCGTGTGCATCAACCGCAAGGATTATTGCATGGCGGTGCCACCGTGGCATTGGCAGAAACCGTAGGAAGCACGGCATCTCATTTGTTTATTGATGCTACAAAGTACAAAGTAAAAGGGCTGGAAATTTCTGCCAATCACCTAAAAAGTAAACGTGAAGGCGAAGTATTTGCTACCGCAAGATTCATTCATAAAGGTAGAACCACGCATCTTTGGGAAATTAGAGTGGTAGATGAAGAAGAAAATTTAATTTCACTGTGTAAATTGACGACGATTGTGTTGGCAAAATAA
- a CDS encoding alpha/beta hydrolase: protein MKEKEIAYQITNTYSTMNELTEQTKNVWFVCHGIGFLSRYFIKYFETLNAEENYIIAPQASSKYYLNNEYKHVGASWLTKENTQAEIKNVMANLNAIYHAEQIPNRLNFFVLGFSQGVSVAMRWVARHKIPCDKLMIYAGSIPTELTKKDFEFLHTETTKIINIVGLQDEYFTETRMQQEHEKMQLLFENNYIFKTFQGTHKVSRTALEMLKKL, encoded by the coding sequence ATGAAAGAAAAAGAAATCGCGTATCAAATTACAAACACATACTCCACGATGAACGAATTGACGGAGCAAACGAAAAATGTATGGTTTGTTTGTCACGGAATTGGTTTTTTGAGTCGTTATTTTATTAAATATTTTGAAACGCTGAATGCAGAGGAAAATTACATTATTGCCCCACAAGCATCTTCCAAGTATTATTTAAATAACGAATATAAACATGTAGGCGCAAGTTGGCTCACCAAAGAAAATACGCAAGCAGAAATCAAAAACGTGATGGCAAACTTAAACGCCATTTATCACGCAGAGCAAATTCCTAATCGTCTAAATTTCTTTGTATTAGGCTTCTCGCAAGGTGTTTCGGTGGCGATGCGTTGGGTAGCACGGCACAAAATTCCATGTGACAAATTGATGATCTATGCAGGAAGTATTCCTACAGAATTGACTAAAAAAGACTTTGAATTTCTTCATACAGAAACAACAAAAATTATAAACATCGTGGGATTGCAAGACGAATATTTCACCGAAACACGCATGCAACAAGAACATGAAAAAATGCAACTACTTTTTGAGAATAATTATATTTTTAAAACATTTCAAGGAACACATAAAGTATCAAGAACAGCTTTAGAAATGTTAAAAAAACTATAA